One window of the Coriobacteriia bacterium genome contains the following:
- a CDS encoding ParA family protein produces MGKTEKKRKLPDQETRVIAIMNQKGGVGKSTTAVNLAAALGEKKYKVLVVDFDPQGNATSGFGIDKNEIELSIYDAILNDADPEQVVQPTSNAYVSMLPATIQLAGAEIELVSVVAREMRLKEVVDKIKDAYDFVFVDCPPSLGILTMNALAASKELLIPIQCEYYALEGVAKLLESMKMVKTRLNPNLDVLGILMTMYDSRTSLSKQVVTEVSNYFGDQMFKTVIPRNVRLSEAPSFGQSIFEYDDHSKGAKAYRELAKEVLNRG; encoded by the coding sequence ATGGGCAAAACGGAGAAGAAACGCAAACTGCCCGACCAAGAGACGCGCGTTATCGCTATCATGAATCAAAAGGGCGGAGTCGGAAAGTCGACGACTGCTGTCAATCTGGCAGCTGCCCTCGGAGAGAAGAAATACAAGGTACTCGTTGTTGACTTCGATCCTCAGGGAAACGCGACGTCAGGTTTTGGCATCGATAAGAACGAGATAGAGCTCAGCATTTACGATGCGATTCTCAACGACGCAGACCCTGAGCAGGTTGTTCAGCCGACGAGTAACGCCTATGTGAGCATGCTTCCGGCGACGATTCAGCTTGCGGGTGCGGAAATCGAGCTGGTCTCGGTTGTTGCCCGCGAGATGCGACTTAAAGAAGTCGTTGATAAGATAAAAGACGCCTACGACTTTGTGTTCGTAGATTGTCCTCCGTCGCTTGGCATCCTGACAATGAATGCTCTGGCAGCAAGCAAGGAGCTCCTTATCCCCATTCAGTGTGAGTACTACGCTCTTGAGGGGGTGGCCAAGCTTCTTGAATCGATGAAGATGGTAAAGACGCGGCTTAATCCCAATCTTGATGTCTTGGGCATTCTTATGACGATGTATGACTCTCGTACATCGCTTTCAAAGCAGGTCGTCACGGAAGTGAGCAACTACTTTGGCGATCAGATGTTTAAGACCGTCATTCCCCGTAACGTCAGACTCAGCGAGGCTCCGAGCTTTGGACAGTCAATCTTTGAGTATGACGACCATAGCAAGGGGGCTAAAGCATATCGCGAGCTGGCCAAGGAGGTACTGAACCGTGGCTAG
- the rsmG gene encoding 16S rRNA (guanine(527)-N(7))-methyltransferase RsmG, with amino-acid sequence MATTCDINTLEEMAADFSISLDDAASARLLEFLDLMLAKNEVLNLTAIRDRDKGIVLHLLDSLLFMKGAGADDAGVLQFKGSFVDMGCGGGFPGIPLALANPDLKGLLCDSVKKKVAAVDEFIDKLELGDRLSTSSERLEILPQVYGEKFDYAFARALAPLPVLIEYASPLLKRDGRLIVSKGVPDHEELRSGQQAAKLAGMQRIETMELELPGDYGRRTLLVYGKMGKPSVRLPRAVGYALKHPLA; translated from the coding sequence ATGGCTACAACGTGTGACATCAACACTCTCGAGGAGATGGCAGCGGATTTCTCCATCTCACTGGACGACGCAGCGTCTGCTCGCTTATTGGAATTCCTTGATCTCATGTTGGCCAAGAATGAAGTTCTCAATCTGACAGCCATTCGTGATCGCGACAAGGGGATTGTCCTTCATCTGCTAGACTCCCTGCTCTTCATGAAAGGTGCGGGGGCTGATGATGCAGGTGTGCTTCAGTTCAAGGGGTCTTTCGTTGACATGGGGTGTGGCGGTGGCTTTCCCGGTATTCCGCTTGCTCTCGCTAACCCTGACCTCAAGGGCCTGCTTTGCGACTCTGTCAAGAAAAAAGTAGCTGCTGTTGACGAGTTTATCGATAAGCTCGAATTGGGTGATCGGCTTTCTACCTCCTCAGAGCGTCTTGAGATCCTTCCTCAGGTGTATGGGGAAAAGTTTGACTATGCGTTTGCTCGAGCCCTTGCTCCTCTTCCCGTGCTTATCGAGTATGCTTCCCCGCTGTTGAAACGCGATGGACGTCTTATCGTTTCAAAGGGCGTTCCTGATCACGAGGAGCTACGCTCTGGCCAACAGGCTGCCAAGCTCGCAGGAATGCAACGCATTGAGACGATGGAGCTTGAACTTCCCGGCGACTATGGTCGCAGGACGCTTCTTGTCTATGGCAAAATGGGAAAGCCGTCTGTTCGTCTACCGCGAGCAGTGGGGTATGCCCTCAAACATCCCCTTGCATGA
- the rlmN gene encoding 23S rRNA (adenine(2503)-C(2))-methyltransferase RlmN, with product MERATRETIGIKALSRAEISEFMQELGQPAYRSEQLIQWLYQKGVSTYDEMTNLSLALRSELAEKCPLLYPTIIKKQISSDGTRKYLLRLADGATVEAVGMPSKTRLSACVSTQAGCPLRCAFCATGRGGYTRSLGCGEIADQVSIIAQDFGQRVTNVVLMGQGEPFLNYDATLEAMRIMNASDCMGIGARHITVSTAGILPAIRRFAAEPEQFTLAISLHSAVQETRDEIMPGVRKYPLERLRDSIISYADATGRRPTYEYALMAGINDGRTELEALVDFTRRTLCHVNLIQLNDVPGSPIKPSTPERLQDFKVALERVGVEATVRDSRGADIDAACGQLKQKVAK from the coding sequence ATGGAACGAGCCACACGGGAGACCATTGGCATTAAGGCGCTCTCACGGGCAGAAATCTCCGAGTTTATGCAAGAGCTCGGTCAGCCTGCTTACCGCTCTGAGCAGCTCATCCAATGGCTGTATCAAAAGGGCGTCTCCACCTATGACGAGATGACCAACCTCTCCCTCGCCCTTCGTTCGGAGCTGGCGGAGAAGTGTCCTCTTCTCTACCCCACTATCATCAAAAAGCAAATCTCAAGCGACGGCACGCGCAAGTACCTACTCCGCCTTGCAGATGGAGCGACGGTCGAGGCCGTCGGCATGCCCAGCAAGACGCGTCTCAGTGCCTGCGTCTCAACTCAGGCTGGCTGCCCGCTTCGCTGCGCTTTCTGCGCGACGGGCCGTGGTGGCTACACGAGGAGCCTCGGCTGCGGCGAGATCGCCGATCAGGTCAGCATCATCGCACAGGACTTTGGCCAGCGCGTCACGAACGTCGTCTTGATGGGTCAGGGTGAGCCGTTCCTCAACTACGATGCAACGCTCGAGGCCATGCGCATCATGAACGCAAGCGACTGCATGGGTATCGGGGCACGTCACATCACGGTTTCGACGGCTGGCATCCTTCCTGCCATTCGCCGCTTTGCTGCAGAGCCCGAGCAGTTCACACTTGCCATCTCCCTGCACTCTGCCGTACAGGAAACGCGTGACGAGATCATGCCTGGCGTTCGCAAGTATCCGCTTGAGCGTCTGCGCGACTCCATCATATCCTATGCTGATGCTACGGGACGCCGCCCTACTTACGAGTACGCTCTCATGGCTGGCATCAACGATGGTCGTACGGAGCTTGAGGCCCTTGTTGACTTCACGCGCCGCACGCTTTGTCACGTCAACCTCATCCAGCTCAACGATGTACCCGGCAGCCCTATCAAGCCTTCCACTCCCGAGCGTCTCCAAGACTTCAAGGTTGCTCTTGAGCGAGTTGGCGTTGAGGCAACCGTTCGTGACTCTCGCGGCGCAGATATCGACGCTGCCTGTGGCCAGCTAAAGCAGAAGGTCGCTAAGTAG
- a CDS encoding ParB/RepB/Spo0J family partition protein yields MQELGDQPQILSLSLLHRNEKQPRVFFNEEELQELADSIAQVGVLQPLLVRPDIKGKGFEIIAGERRFQAAGRAGLTEVPVIIKEIDDAKSLELALIENIQRSNLNAIEEARTYRQIIDQTGMTQEDLAKRLAKSRVSITNALRLLDLPDEVQHLVFEGKLTAGHARTILAVPSEEMRIKLAHKVADEHLSVRQTESLVALFSVEQANKTPRAVLPSSFKRAARRLREDLDTNVKIKQVRGKYKIEIDFADEEELARLLGVIGSGPRVS; encoded by the coding sequence ATGCAGGAACTTGGCGATCAACCTCAGATCCTGTCACTGTCTCTCTTGCATCGTAACGAGAAGCAGCCTCGAGTTTTCTTCAATGAGGAGGAGCTTCAGGAGCTTGCGGACTCCATAGCTCAGGTTGGCGTTCTGCAGCCTCTTTTGGTTCGTCCTGACATAAAGGGCAAGGGTTTTGAGATCATTGCGGGCGAGCGCCGATTCCAGGCTGCAGGACGTGCGGGTCTTACCGAGGTGCCCGTCATCATCAAAGAGATCGATGATGCGAAAAGCCTTGAGCTTGCCCTCATAGAGAACATTCAGCGAAGCAACCTCAATGCTATTGAAGAAGCGCGCACATATCGTCAAATCATTGATCAGACAGGCATGACGCAGGAAGATCTTGCAAAGCGTCTTGCCAAGTCTCGCGTTAGCATCACGAATGCCTTGCGCCTTCTTGACCTTCCGGATGAGGTCCAGCACCTTGTGTTCGAGGGAAAGCTGACTGCGGGCCATGCGCGTACGATTCTGGCTGTGCCCAGCGAAGAGATGCGCATCAAGCTGGCACATAAGGTTGCAGATGAGCATCTTTCTGTGCGTCAGACAGAGTCTCTCGTCGCTCTTTTTTCCGTCGAGCAAGCTAACAAGACGCCACGAGCGGTGCTGCCGTCGAGTTTTAAGCGAGCGGCTCGACGTTTGCGAGAGGATCTAGATACAAACGTCAAGATCAAGCAGGTTCGCGGCAAATACAAGATCGAGATCGATTTTGCTGACGAGGAAGAGCTCGCTCGACTTCTCGGAGTGATTGGTTCTGGTCCACGAGTCTCGTAG
- a CDS encoding GNAT family N-acetyltransferase, with product MAAMVTTDEEAPKGFEGYFADKQDPENREGLVMNCVTLSQMASSEIAELDELRQRALDNYEATTGKEAMRLPINEELELAPEGSTSSDKLIFRAYKDGSLVAYAHVLCGWPCANEWTVEQLLLDPTHRLQGIGSKLIDAIEQLARTAEVRATSILSLPTRDGAESFWRHLGYQDRTAELASQLGGSVVTVMRKEL from the coding sequence ATGGCAGCTATGGTGACGACTGACGAAGAGGCACCCAAGGGTTTTGAAGGCTACTTCGCTGACAAGCAAGACCCCGAGAATCGCGAAGGCCTCGTCATGAACTGCGTCACGCTGAGCCAAATGGCGTCCTCCGAGATCGCCGAGCTCGACGAGCTTCGTCAGCGCGCGCTTGACAACTACGAGGCAACTACGGGCAAGGAGGCCATGCGTCTTCCCATCAACGAGGAGCTTGAGCTGGCGCCCGAGGGGTCGACGTCGTCTGACAAGCTTATCTTCCGTGCGTATAAGGATGGCTCTCTCGTTGCCTATGCTCACGTGCTGTGCGGATGGCCTTGCGCCAACGAGTGGACGGTCGAACAGCTGCTGCTCGATCCGACACACCGACTCCAGGGTATCGGCAGCAAGCTGATCGACGCGATTGAGCAGCTCGCCCGCACGGCCGAGGTGAGGGCGACGTCCATTCTCTCGCTGCCGACGCGCGATGGGGCGGAGTCGTTCTGGCGTCACCTGGGTTACCAGGATCGCACGGCCGAGCTTGCGTCCCAGCTTGGCGGCTCTGTCGTAACCGTGATGCGCAAGGAGCTCTAG